aatgcttggctttttatttattttattttttattttatttatttatttatttatttttggctgtgttgggtcttcatttctgtgcgagggctttctctagttgtggcaagcgggggccactcttcatcgcggtgcgcgggcctctcactatcgcggcctctcttgtggagcacaggctccagacacgcaggctcagtagttgtggctcacgggcctagttgctccgcggcatgtgggatcttcccagaccagggctcgaacccgtgtcccctgcattagcaggcagattctcaaccactgcaccaccagggaagcccacacacaggCCATTTTGTTTTACGGGGCAGCAGTCCTAGCTGAGTGCTGCCTTCCCCAGCCTGCCTCTCAGAAGTTTCCCTGCCCCTTCCCGTTGACCATGGCCCCACCCCTGACCCCTGGCAGAGGCCTCAGAGATGGAGACTGCTCTGTTGCCAATCTTCTATCCCTGTTCACTGAGGTGCTATCTTTGTGTCAGCCAAGAATTTCACCTAAAGGTGTTGGCATTGCACCTATGAGGGTGTGTTCCTGCTTATCTGCTCCACCCCTAGCCAAAGCTCAGATGGGACTCAGGGGTGGGGCTCCTCTCTCTGGGATCCAACCAGTTTAATCCTTGAACCAGGACTATTTCACAGGCCTGTCCGTCCCCAGTTCCTCTTGGTGTCTGAAtacccaccctcccctcctggaGGGACTCTGAGGCCAGAACTCTGAGGCCCAAAGATGAGATCTGCCAAGGAAGCAGAAGGGATTTTAGGCTTGCCATCCCGAAGGCTTTGCTTAGATCACTGACACGGAAAACGCTAGAAACAAAATACACTGAAGTACCAATTTACAGAGTATATCTTAAGGTAGTAGGAGTctaagtggggttttttttcttttgattttcctaGTATCTTCAGGTTACCAATGGtgaatgtgtattatttttctatgacAGACAGAATAGCCTAGTATctttggaatcagactgcctgggttcagttCTCACAAGCTGCTGTGGCTTTGTCTAAGTGACAACCTCTGTGAGCCTTAGTTCTCCTAAGTATAAAACGGGGCTTGTTGTGAGGAAAGCACTTAGTAGAGTGGATGGTAACTATTAACATtgtgtgaaaaaaaatccacataataatgtttattattataaacatacacactcaaagCACTAATATGGAGCTGGTTTCTATGAAATAAGGACCTCAAACCAGGCCTCAGCCGAAGGCCAGACCCTGCCCAGCTGCAGAGAAGACGAATGAATGGTCAGATGCACTCGCTCAGCACTGCCTCCTCACTCTCCAGCCCAGACATTCCTCTGGCCTGCGCAGGCGCTGGGCCCTCAAGGACCTTCCTTCGTATTAGTCATCCAGCTCAGGCTTTCCCAAGTCCTGGGGGAAAGCAGGAGATCCCAGAACACTAGAaacctggagggcagggcctgatAGGCCTAGGAATTTTGGAGATGCTTCTGTCGCAAGGGAGGAAGCATGCTCTTCCTACCACTCAAGCCAGGAGACCTGATGGTTCACACCACAAGCTCTATGCCCTCAGCACAGTGATGAGCAGGCCAGGCTACCTAACACCTCCTGCCCGCTCTGGCCTGTTGGTCCTGACTCAGTTCCTCTCTCAGGCACCTCCCTTTGCCTCCAGGCCTCCCTTTCCCAAGTCCAGGAgcccaggcaggcaggaggcAGCAGGCCCTGGCAGGGCACGGAGTTCCACTGTCAGCCACCTGAGTCAGCAGGACAGAAGCGGGGGCTGCAGCCCAAAGGGGCTTTCCTCATCCTGCCTGCtacctccccaccctcccatATAGCATCCATCCTACCAGCAGGATCAAAGCCTCTGGTCTCACAGACAACCAATCCGTCTTAGCCAGTAATAACAGCCTTTGAAGGGTTGTGGCATAGAGAAGATAGCTACCTCCATTGAGAAAAAGGCTGGGGCTCTGATTGTAGCAGGAGGGATTCTGGTTAGATTTCAGAAAGAACTTCCTAGGAAATTTTTTCAGTCTTGGAATGATCAAATTAAACAGGTGACTGGAGAAACTGGCACCTTCTCCCTTGGTTAGCTGTGAACAAGGGTTCAGTTATTCAGCTAAGAGCTCACGGTACTAGTTGGTTGCCTTTGGGAGAGAGATTACTTTTAAGTGACTCAGCTGAGTCTTTTCTTCCTCAAGGTGCTGCTGTTTAGCGTACCCTACGTCTCCTAGGCCATTCCAGTCGAGGACACAGTGTGGAATTactggaaagagaatggaaaaaggtCCGGGTGTGGAACTGCATCCCAGCTCTATTATAAGGCTTTGAGCAGGTCCCTTCCTGccttttggcctcagtttccccatcagtacAAGGAGGCCAACACAGATCATCACTAAGCCCCCTGTTggctctgaatgacagtctctaatTTTAGGGTTTCTCCCTGAGATCCCCTCCTCCCACAGCAGCCAAATTCATTCCTTGGGTGGTGCAGAAGGGTCAGAGGTTGGGGCAGAGatcaggttcaaatcctggattTATCAGCTGGGAGACCCTGGGAAATTTCCGTGCCTTTCTTGAGCCTCtgttccctcacctgtaaaaagGCTGTCATTGCCTTCTTCATAGGTTTAGGGAAGAGAATGGGCAAGCCCTTGCTAAATGGCCACCGTAATTATTTTTTAGCTCTTAGAACACTGTGTGTGTATCTCGATGTGGGGCAGCAGCTGGGGAAAGGAAAGGTTCCATTGTTACCCTGGGCTGGGCTCAGTTCAGGGGTGTGACAGTCCCTGACTGGAGTTAAACCCTCTGTCCCAGCCTAGGCTGGGACCTTTCCGAGTTCAGAGGTCAGCTAAGGTCTCTGGAACTGAGACCAGGAGTTCCAGAGGGGCAGGGTGACAATGACACTAGCCACTCTGCCTGTGTCACTTCTGGCTCCGCTGTGCCTCTTTTTTAAATCTCCAGGACAGCACTGACCAGCTGACAAGGCTGGCGATGAGGGTGAGCCAGGTGTTCTGCAGGTCCATCACAGGCCCCAGCCCTGGACCCCAAAGCAGAGGTGGTACCAGACAGCCAACGGTATGGCAAGAAGAGGGAAATCTTTATTTTGGTTAAAAAAGGTACAGGACAGCAGACAAGCAGCACCCACCGCACGCCCATGGGCTCAGCAGACTTCCTAGGCCCGGCCTGGTTTCCTTTAGTTCCTCTGGAGAGCACGGGGTTGCCAGAGCCAGCTCAGTCCCTCAGTGCCTGGAGCAAAGGGTACAAGCATTCTCCTGGCGTCCTACCTgctcggggggtgggggtggcgccGTGGGAACAGCGTCAGACCAGCTGTGCTTAGGACAGTCACCGAACTTGTTCAGCAGCATCAGTCAGCACCCCAGACGGCTCCTTGAAGAAACCTGCTCCGCTCGACTAGAGCTGTGCCTGATTCTGGGGCTGGGCAGGCTCTAAGGCAAGATTCCTAGAGTCCTGACTCCTTACAGATCCGGGGACGGGGAAGGAGAGCGGAGGAGGGGAGGGCGAGTTTCAGCATAGTATTATGTCATCGTGCCGACAGCAGCTTTATGGCTTTCTACACTGGCCGCgtggaggggggcgggggcagagagGCCAGCCCCTGCCTCCTATGGGGGGCCCTAGTGAGAACACGTGTGGGGCAGGCTTGGGGGCAGACCCTGTAGGCACAGACGGTGGCCCGGGTTAGGCAGGTGGAGGTGCCGGGTGCCTGGCTCCCCCCAGGCCGctcctggagaggcagagagCAGCGGTCTTCAGGAGGTCCTTAAGCCCCCGCACAAACTGGAGATCCAGGGCAGGAGAgcaaagagggagaagagagagggttAGCGAGacgggaggagagaggaggcccaCAGGGGTGCCACAGCACCTGCCTCTTCCCCACAGAAGGGCCAAGGCTCGGGCAGCAGGACAACAAAGCAGGAGAGAAAAAGGGCAGGTGAGAGAAAGCTCAGCAGGGACAGAAAGCCAGGACACAGTGTTAGTGATCAAGGGCCCCTGCACACCAGGACACCACCCGAAGGGGCCCCAGCACCTCGGAGCAGGTGCGCATCCTCTCCCCAACCTCGCTCTTCACCTCCTGCTCCAGCTGGGGAGCTGCTCTGTGCGAAGCCACTTCCTCAGTCCAGAGTGGGGCTGGGCTTCTAGACCTGGCCCAACACCCCGGCCCTTCTGCTTAGGGGGGAGTCCTGGGGGCCCCACCACGGccagcacacacaccacaccacacaccagACAGATGAACAGGCTCCGTGGGGATGGCGAGGCATGCGATGAGGATGAGACAGTGTGTGAGGGGAGCAGGCGGTGCTGGCTGACAGGGAGATACAGTCTTACCAGCTAACCCTCGGGAAAGAGGCCTGTTAGCTCCCCTCAGGCTGTGCAGGAGATGGCAAAATCCTGACAGGTGTCCTGGGGGAGATACCAGAGGTGGGCCAGCGTTACGAGCTGTCTGGCCGGGCCCTGCTGcccaggcgggggcgggggccagGGAGGCTCTGGCTCTCAAACTGGAATCCACTGCCTTATAAACATATTCTTAGCTGAGCAGTCCCTGGGGGTCAGCATGGAAAGACAGCAAGGAGGAAGAACTCAGGGGTCTCCAAGCCCCCAAGGCAGGGGAAGGTAGAGGCGACAAAGAAGAGACAGGATGGCCTTTTCTTACACGCCTGCGGGGGCCTAGCTGCAGCCCCCTCTGCTCAGCCTCCAGCAGACAGACTCCAGCCAGGGGAGGAGAGTGTTAGCTAGGTCACTGGGCTGCCTGCCTTCTTTCTGTCTCCCCAGGAAAGACCAAGTTTGGCTGGAAGAATAGAGAGCTGCCAGTTGGGGCCTCAGCaaagaaagagcaaacaaaaaccaaaccaaagcaaatcaattcttaaaaacaaaaattttattacaAGCAGGAACAAAGAATACTGGCTTAAATAAAAGGCAGGTAGGAGTCCCCTCCTCTAGCCAGcttcctccccatccccactgccacgGCAGCATGGCCCAGGGTCCTGAGGCTGGGGCGAAGCTGCTTCTCCCAGAGGGAACCCCTTGCAGCTGCCACCTCTCAGCTGCCTGTGACCCACTAGCCTCTGCAGCAAGGAAGGACAAGATGCGAGGACTTCCTATGTCACTTTCCAAGGGCTTCAGCCCACTTAAAGGGCCaaggaaggagacagaaggaCAATTTCCTATCTATTTTGACAAGAAACTAAAACTCCCAGGAGAGGAGGGACATCCTGTAAGTTTCTGACCCAGATTTAGGCCAACCTTCACTCGTCTCTCGGCCCACcctgttccttccttttctctggaGGGAGGCCTCCAGTTGGCCGACTCCCCATACTCTAGCCCCTGGCACTGGGTCCCATACTCAGACCTTGGAGGAAGGAGTGTGGCATGCAGGCTGGCAGCCACTCCCCACAGCCATTACCCCATCCACCTGACCAGGCCCCAGCCTGTCTGGGCAGGTCCCAGCTGGAAGCCTGACCTGGGGGCTGGGCGCTGAGTCCCAGCCACTGTTTGTCTGAAGTCCTTGGAGGAGGGGAAGATAGGAAGATGAGGCTGAACTGCCGCAGGAGCCCAGGGGTCTCCTGTGACCAATGCACACACTCCCTGTGCCCATGGTTCAGGCTGCTCCCGCTGTTGCCACCACCAGCTGACACCCAAGGGGGACAGTGGCGAGTGAGGCAGCCCAGGGGGTGTGGGGGAGTGGGAGCCAACCACATTCATACACAGGCACGcgagcgcacacacacatacacacacacactcactcactcactcatggCCAGAAGGTCTCTTgtaataaacttattaaaaccAAGTTGCCTTCTGATAACCCTTAACCTGGCACTACACAGATAGCAATGTGGctgacttcatttttcttcttccatttaaaaaaggCTATGTAGAAAAGAGGTCTATAAAATTGTGCAAAATACCCAGCATTAATAATAAACCCATTTCAAGTATTGCCAGCATGAGTATAAGCTGCCCATCCCCAGACCTGACTTGGGAGGAAGGTgaggggccaggctgggccccTGGAGAACCGTCCGTGGGCAGAGAGAGGGCCAGGCCCCCGCTTCCTAGCGTGCTGCCCAGGAATCATGCAGGAGCTGAGGTCTCGGGTGCCTGGCTCCGGTTTGGCTTCCTCTGACACAGGCTACCCCCgccacccccagctctgccctctctACCTGGAGCCCCAGCTCCAGTCTACTGGCCAActccatacaaaaacaaaaatggaagaaagaacaatggctatcacaaaaagaatgaaggagACCACAGACCAAAGCAGACCACAGAAGCATCCTCTCCGACAGCCTGCTGTCCAGAGCCGATTGCTCCTCCATCCTGCTTCACCCCTTGGACCCCGGCCCAGCAGGGCCCAgcagctctcccacctcggaggcaTCACACTCAGTCCGCACCCTCACTCGCACGGGGCACGGCTCAGAGGCACGGCAGAGGCTTGGCGTGGTCCCCTGGGCGGCCTCAGGAGTCCTGGCCTCTCTCTCCTGTCACTCCTGCCACTGATCAGCTGGGGGAATTTGGCACCCAAGACCGTGGGAACCTGGTTTAGGGAGCAGAGGGTACAGCCATGGCACAGTGTGGGGAAAGCCACGCAGGGTGGGAAATAAATACGAAAAGACTTAAAAAGTCTTTGGCGGCTCTGCTTCCCTTCGGGTGAAATGGGGAGGGTCCTGGCAGGTGTGGAGGGCGGCAGGTGAGTGCGGAGGGGCATACAGGCCAGCAGGTGGCAAGTACTGAGCCCAGCTCAGGGGTGGCCTCCTACCATGCTGGCATCAGGCTTGGCTCTGCAGGCTGGCTCGTCGCTTCTGATGGGCGAGGGCAACACGGTGTCAGACTGCACAAATCCCCTCCGGTCAATCAGGCTTTCAAAATACAAGGTGGGGGGACACATGAGGCCCTGCCTGACACCAGAGCTCCAGGCCGGGGGCTGGATGGCAGGGTCCTTCTCCCAGCCGAGGAAAGAGCCAGCCCTAGAAAGGCTGAGGAAAGGGGAGCTGCGCTCCAGTGGGCGGCTCAAGACCCTTCCCTTCCGGAAGGGCCCTCTCAGTACTCTGGACACTTGGCTTTTGGCCACAGATTTTATCCACTATTAATTCAAACTGTCCAGTGTTCTGTCGGGCTCCCAGGCTGCAGGTAAGGGGAAGAGCAAGGATGAAAGGGCATTGGGAGATGGTGCAATTCCTACTGTCCTTTCCCCGGGGGCAGGATCGGAGAGAAGCATATTGGATATTGAGCAGGAGAAGGTGGGGATGGTGTTGGGAAGTCTTAccagcctccctcccccgcccccacagTGCCCAATTTAACTCCGGAGCTGGACATCTAGCGCCCCCTGGTGTCAAGACAGAGGGGGCGCTTCCCAGCAGGGCTGAGCCACCAGGGCTCTCCTCTGCCAGGAGGAAGACAGAGGCCCCACCCAGTCCAGCCTTCAGCGCCAGAAAGGCAGCCTCACTCTAGCATGGACAATACATTAATTGTGGTTATCCCTGGGGAGTAGGATTACATGTGATGTACAACACTCTTGTTAGTAttttgtacttcatttttttctacaatGATCGCACGGGATTACAAGTTAAAACTCTACAGAATTCCTTTATGTGACAAGTGTCCTGAGTGCACCCAGCAGGGGATGGTGGACAGAGGGCATCTGTGGTGTGGGGAGAGGTCTGCTGATTCCAGAACCTCTTTCAGAGGAACAGACTCACAGGGCCACCCCCCACTGGCCTGGCCAGGCCAGGCCCTATGACCTTTCCCCTGTGCCCCCTGGCTTACCTGGGAGGTAGGGGGCCGCAGAGCACAGCACAGCAGTTAGTGATAACACTTTTATGGCTGTAGGGATTGACAGAGGCCTCACCGCTCCTCTTGTTGGACCACGAGCCTTTGATCTGCAAGCAGGAAGGAGCTCTGGGTCAGGTACCTCCCTTCATTTCACTTGTTCTAGAGGCTGGGGAAGATCAGCAAATTCTGAAACCAATTCTGGCTAGTCTATTGCAGGGAACATGCCCTTAACCCAGGCCATTCAGTGAGGATGTGGGGGACTGCTGGATGTTGGGGGGCACCCAGAAGAGGAGGCGCTAACCAAGACAGAAGACAGAGCAGAGCCAAAGAGAAGCCTCCAAAGGAGACTTTGTGGGTGCATCCCTCCTTCTCTGTCCAGCCACCCAAGAGGGAGGATAGTGCAAGGGCACAGGGCTCAGGCTGACCTGGCCGTGAACTCTGGCTCTGCCACAGACTTGCTGCATGACCCTGGACAGATCACCACTTCTGAGTCTCagtcctcatttgaaaaataggGAACTCTCTGGTAACACTGTTAGATGAAATCTTGCCCATCTCTAGCTCTGTGAAGCTGGCTATCAAAGGCCTTAAGGAGATTAGCAGTAAAGGATACTGGCTTGAGTTTAACCTAgagttttccaaacttatttggcCATGACATCCCTTTTTGCTTAACCCCTAGTATGATCCTGCAGAAACAGGATCACCTTGGGAGAAGCTGGCTGACATCATTTCTGCTCTGTACCAATCACCCAGCATGTGATACCCTATTGGGCATGTTAAGTTTCGTTTCCCCGAAAGACAGGCTGAGGtcaagaaatgtattttctgttgGTCAATGGGCCTCTGAGCAGTATCAGATGGTGGCCCTGGAACAGATGCTctcatttgcttttttgttgtttggaaggatggtggggcaggggggtgggcgGTCAGGtctggcccagggctgggcacacagtgggtgctcagacAATGCTTGTTGGTAGAGATCTACAAGGCAGCAGGTCAGGAGGTAGATGGAGCTTCACATTTCTGTCCTGGCCGGCCCCCTCAACAAGGATGCCTCAGAGAGCCCCAGGACATCCTGAGAACAGGCACATCGCTGCTGTCTACAAGGGCAGTGCGGTGGGCACGGCGAGCTTGTGAGTGCAACCCTGGCTCTGTCCCTTTCCAGCTGGGCGACCTGGGGCAAGTCACTCAGCCATCATATGAAGAAAAAGCATCCTTGTTCCTTCTGCTTCAGAGCTGGCAAAAGGACCCAAAGAGATGACAGAAACTGAAAGAACTCTGGAAATGGTCATGAGCTGGCCAACTGGAATGACGGTTATGGTGTGAGCGTTGCTCCAGCGGGGCTGGGGAGAAAGCAACCTCGGGACCCCGGGAGCCAGCACCGAGGGGGCCTCGGAAGCCTGCACGGGGTCTCCCGGGGCCCAGCCCTGAACACTGGAAGGAGACGTCAGGTCACCTCACATCTCCACCCGCATTTCCCTGGCAGTCTGAAAGGCAGGGCTGCACTGCGGCTGCTCCAGGCTCCCTCAGCCCTGCCTCCATCCTGGGATCGGGCCCAGGGATGAGGTGTTGCTCCAGCCTTACTCACGTCTTCATTAGTTGTCAGGTTGGAGGCGACGAGGTAAGTGTGAAACCCTGAGAGGCCCAGGATGGACCAGATGGAGAAGAAGCAGATCACCAACTCCAGCACGGTGAGCAGCGCAGTCAAGGAGGCACATGGACACTGGGGCCGGGAGCCTCCCTGTGCCTGGAAGCTGGCCTCGCCAGCCTCTCTCACCCATCCTTCCGTGGAGCCACTTCCCCAGAAAGGATCTAACTTTGTAAGCTTTCCGTGATCTCAGATCACCTCCTGGGCCCCAAGCAGGGTTTGGGAGCACCCCAAGGGCAGGACGAGCCCAGGGTGATGGACGGTAGAGGGAACTGAGGATTCCAAACACCAGAACTGCGGACACGGCATGGTCCAGGGAGCTTGGTGTCTTAAGGAAGGACAGGGACTGTGGCCCTGAGAGCTCTCGGCCATCCCAGCTCCACAACAGCCCATTCAGAATCGGCTCCAGCCTGGGGCTGAACAGAAGCAGCTAGTAGACTGGATTCTAGAGCGTGAACATCAGCTCTGGTCCATTCCCCTGTTTACGGGATGAGGTGCGGGGACCCGCCCCAGTGAAGGGGCCTCGGGTCCCACCAGGGCTCCCCCTTGCCAACAAAGGATATCTCGCTGGTGTCTCCTTCAGAGTGGAGAGGAAGTTGCTTCCCTGAGAGCCTGGGgaggaagagacaggagagggCACGGCTCAAGGGAGAGTGACCACAGTCCCTTGACCTGGCCAAGCTTGCTGGCCCGGGCCGCCCGCTTGCCCCTGCCCGCACTCCCACCATCATCCCCAACTCACGCAGCGTCAGGTGGGTGACCACGCAGGCGAAGATGAAGGCCGTCAGGAATGAGAGGGAAAGAATGAACGCATAGAAGAAGCGGTAGTTCCGTTTCCCCACACAGTTGCCCACCCAGGGGCAGTGATGGTCAAACCGTTCTGGAAGGGCCAGGGAGATGGGTTAGGGCCACCCTGGCCCACAACCGGCAGGGGTGTTAGAGGCCTCTCGCATCTCCACCCCTTCGCTCTCTCCACACGTGACTCTCAGTTCCTCGACACTCCCGGCCTCTGGTCCTTCACCTGCCAGTTCCCGTAATTCTTCCTTCTTGTCTCAGCTGCAAGGCCACTTCCTTGAGAAAGTCTCCCCCAACCCCAGACAAGGTGAGGCCCCTGTTATCTGCCTTGTTGCCACGGCATTTATCCTTTGCTGCACTTTGCCCAcgtgtgtttatatatttatttacaattgGTGGGCTGGCCTGTAACCCCTATTCGATTGTGAGCTCCCTGAGAGGGCCTGAGCTGCATCCCAGGGTCTGGCAGTGTCTGGTACAAAGAAGAGCCACAAAAAGTACTTGTCACCTGGCCTACGATCCCAGCCCCATGCCAGCAACCAATGACCCCTGTCCCTTGCTCTAGAATAGAGGACCAATGAGGGGCTGGGCCGCGATGTAACTTGTGGAGAACCGGCATCGGAGGCCTAGTCAGAGGGCTGAGCTCACACCAGTACTATGTCCCTGGGGGTGGGGTCACACCCAGACCAGTGAGGAAAGTCCCCTGTGGGAATGTGGGTCACAAGCCTGTCGCAGGCCTCACACCCAGGCCAGGGCCCTTCacggtgggggcggggtgggacaGATTCTCAGGGATGAATGACGCCCACTGAGTCACCCACTTCACTTCCTGCTGTCTGGGTGTTCCCCACTGTTCTCTCGCTCAGGGAGTACTGAGCTAGCGTGATGAGCTCTCCGCCCTGGGGACTGGGCACAGTCAACGTGGCTCAGCTCGCCTGGGTCCTCTGCATAGCCTTTCCCTTACAACACCCTCCCAGGGGCGCACCCTGGGTCCCCATCAGAGCTGCCAGACCTCTGGAGAGCAGGGAAAGGGGACAAGACAGCCTCTGGCTCCCCAGCAACCACTGCAGCTGTGGGTCAGGAGCTTAGCTTCCAAGCCTGGCTATGTCCTCTCCACCTCACCAGCTTAAACTCCTCTGTTCCCAGATTCTTGTCCCTCTAAATTCTGGGAATCAGGTCAAAGTCTTTCGGTATAGCTGGCCCTGGGCCACATATCTAGAATGTCATTGCTCTAGTCTCCGGCTCCTTGGAACCTGGACCTACTGAGGACCAGGCCAAGGCCTGGAAGAAGGGTTCAGGGCATCTCTGTGTCTGCCCCACACTTCAGAGCTGGGGGAAGGAATCCACTAATCCTGCACTGAAGCCAAGGTACCACTGGTCACATTCAGAGCCCCCGCTCCACAGCCCCTCCTCAGTCACAGCAAATCTGGGTGAACCAGACTTCCTGCCCAGCCCTGGATACTTCAGACACCCCCCGGCCCCCACGAGCGACCCCCCTGTCTGCAAGGCTCCATCCCTCTCAGGGCTCCCACTTACCCACACAGTTGTCGCAGACACTGCAGTGTGAGGTCCGGGGCGGCCGAAACATCTTGCAGGTGAAGCAGTACTTCAGCTTCACCACCTGCCCATTGATCATCACCTCCCGGGTCCGAGGGGGTGGCCGGTACGTGGAATTGCCTGTGTTGTCTGAGACAGGGACGAGAGACAGATGGGGGATGGCCAAGCCCAGAGCTGGGAGCCGCAGCACGGGGGGAAGCCAGTGCTGCCTGGCCGGGACAAGAGAAGCTTTAGGGAAGCTGTTTCTGGGGAACAAACATTAGGGCAAAATCCCTAAGTGGGGGACAAATCTCAAGGGCTGCTGCC
This sequence is a window from Globicephala melas chromosome 1, mGloMel1.2, whole genome shotgun sequence. Protein-coding genes within it:
- the ZDHHC18 gene encoding palmitoyltransferase ZDHHC18, with protein sequence MKDCEYQQISPGAAPPPASPGARRPGPAAPPGPGPGPPPPAAAPRCSSSGSGSESIGRRPRRKWEVFPGRNRFYCGGRLMLSGHGGVFALTLLLILTTTVLFFVFDCPFLARQLTLAIPIIAAILFFFVMSCLLQTSFTDPGILPRATVCEAAALEKQIDNTGNSTYRPPPRTREVMINGQVVKLKYCFTCKMFRPPRTSHCSVCDNCVERFDHHCPWVGNCVGKRNYRFFYAFILSLSFLTAFIFACVVTHLTLRSQGSNFLSTLKETPASVLELVICFFSIWSILGLSGFHTYLVASNLTTNEDIKGSWSNKRSGEASVNPYSHKSVITNCCAVLCGPLPPSLIDRRGFVQSDTVLPSPIRSDEPACRAKPDASMVGGHP